The DNA segment AGGACCGGTCCTCCGCCGGTGCGCCCTTGCCGGTGATGACCAGCAGCAGCCGACGGCCGGAACCGTAGCCGCCGCGCACAAAAGCCAGCAGGGCATCGTGCGCCCGGTCCTGGGTCATGCCGTGCAGGTCGATGCGTCCGTCGATGGGCATGCGACCGCGCCGTACCTTCTGGTCCGTGCGCTTGTCCAGCCCTGTCTTGGCTCCCAGCAGGGAAGGCGCCCTGTCCACCTTTACCGCCGCCTGGGTGCGCACCGGCATCGCCTCCGCCGGGTCGGGGGGAGGGCGGCCAGGGGGCGACGCTTGGGCTTCGGTTGGGGGGGCGGAGGTGCCGCGGCGGGCGGCTGTGCCGGAGGCGGCGCAGCTTCCACCACGGGAACGGTCTTCACCTCCGACTTGCGCCGCCGCTTCACCGGCTGGGCATCCGCAACGATCGTGCGCCAGAG comes from the Indioceanicola profundi genome and includes:
- a CDS encoding Smr/MutS family protein codes for the protein MPVRTQAAVKVDRAPSLLGAKTGLDKRTDQKVRRGRMPIDGRIDLHGMTQDRAHDALLAFVRGGYGSGRRLLLVITGKGAPAEDRSYDGRGVLRSAVPRWLNEPVFRPMVLAVHQAQPQHGGTGALYVFLKRVR